Proteins found in one Apostichopus japonicus isolate 1M-3 chromosome 16, ASM3797524v1, whole genome shotgun sequence genomic segment:
- the LOC139982841 gene encoding uncharacterized protein isoform X2, producing the protein MGHMFQAIFLLLHVCASIADSENGDLCLSPQYMPLGQNGSINCDFGDQFYGVYWYNSSDYENTEPILYFTNRQKSGLGYDTEEFNIFQNGSLIINNVSLQHEGDFTVIMFREESGVTIPNFVKVIVTVEPRQEHPIIDACNGERVCVQPTNQLNKLTCYVESYRPPNNLSFSIITTNESLPLSISLSHSRNGDLYTTTANLELPIDNANIINVVSCARSSPPYLLNNDNSVIILQSSKLDLYETKPTKMYVEQGKTAILQCSHQPSIYYVWMYLKASGVLNSVSETIEHPINYEHVVNSKYLLRTGTKDLQVQDSVVDDEGIYICVFGDGIIEYVTTFELNVYKFPEPPGLLVDGCSLGQYCEIQSAGYGLLICRVRGIHPLLNITWSVVEGVPKSVVFRNEKLYANKIGDTYDVTINTEFEIKNKAADNIPVECTVDLASNHPLPFHWSRKVYIVPETVNSTNIRKPKRSKRNRTNVEEGIPMMTQTSQTTSEKTLISLSNNSSANTKNTAKL; encoded by the exons ATGGGTCATATGTTCCAggcaatatttcttttattgcATGTGTGTGCATCTATTGCAG ACTCTGAAAATGGTGATCTATGTTTGAGTCCACAATATATGCCGCTAGGCCAAAATGGCAGTATAAATTGTGACTTCGGTGACCAGTTTTATGGCGTGTATTGGTATAACTCTTCAGACTATGAAAATACAGAGCCAATACTGTATTTTACGAACCGGCAAAAGAGTGGGCTAGGATACGACACAGAGGAGTTCAATATTTTCCAAAACGGCTCACTCATCATCAACAATGTCTCTCTACAGCACGAGGGGGACTTTACTGTTATTATGTTCAGAGAAGAATCTGGGGTTACAATACCCAATTTCGTGAAAGTTATTGTTACAG TTGAACCACGGCAAGAACATCCCATTATCGATGCATGCAATGGCGAAAGAGTTTGCGTTCAGCCAACTAACCAACTTAATAAGCTAACTTGTTACGTTGAAAGCTACAGACCCCCAAACAATCTTTCATTTTCTATAATTACCACTAACGAAAGTCTTCCACTTTCTATAAGTCTATCACACTCACGAAATGGTGATTTATACACAACAACCGCTAACTTAGAATTGCCAATTGATAACGCAAATATCATCAATGTTGTTTCATGTGCAAGATCAAGTCCGCCTTATTTGTTGAATAATGATAACTCAGTTATTATTCTCCAAAGTAGTAAACTAGACTTATATGAAACAAAACCGACAAAAATGTACGTTGAGCAAGGAAAAACAGCCATTTTACAGTGCTCTCACCAGCCTTCGATTTATTATGTTTGGATGTACTTGAAAGCGTCTGGGGTTTTGAATAGTGTATCTGAAACTATTGAGCACCCTATAAACTATGAACATGTTGTGAACAGTAAATACCTGCTCCGTACAGGGACAAAGGATTTGCAAGTACAAGACAGCGTTGTAGATGACGAAGGAATTTACATTTGTGTGTTCGGTGACGGAATCATCGAATATGTAACAACCTTTGAACTAAATGTGTATA AGTTCCCCGAGCCTCCCGGCTTACTCGTTGATGGATGCAGCCTTGGTCAGTACTGTGAGATTCAATCTGCAGGGTATGGTCTACTAATATGTAGAGTACGTGGAATCCATCCGTTGTTAAATATAACTTGGAGCGTCGTAGAGGGAGTGCCGAAAAGTGTCGTATTCCGCAACGAAAAACTCTACGCCAACAAAATAGGAGACACGTATGATGTGACCATCAATACAGAGTTTGAAATAAAGAACAAAGCGGCAGATAACATACCAGTGGAATGTACAGTCGACCTGGCGAGTAACCATCCACTCCCATTTCATTGGTCAAGAAAAGTATACATAGTTCCCGAGACAG TTAATTCGACAAACATAAGAAAACCGAAGAGAAGCAAACGTAATAGGACAAATGTTGAAGAG GGTATTCCAATGATGACACAAACGTCCCAAACCACATCAG AAAAGACCCTTATATCTTTAAGCAACAACTCATCAGCAAATACAAAGAACACTGCGAAGCTGTGA
- the LOC139982841 gene encoding uncharacterized protein isoform X1, whose product MGHMFQAIFLLLHVCASIADSENGDLCLSPQYMPLGQNGSINCDFGDQFYGVYWYNSSDYENTEPILYFTNRQKSGLGYDTEEFNIFQNGSLIINNVSLQHEGDFTVIMFREESGVTIPNFVKVIVTVEPRQEHPIIDACNGERVCVQPTNQLNKLTCYVESYRPPNNLSFSIITTNESLPLSISLSHSRNGDLYTTTANLELPIDNANIINVVSCARSSPPYLLNNDNSVIILQSSKLDLYETKPTKMYVEQGKTAILQCSHQPSIYYVWMYLKASGVLNSVSETIEHPINYEHVVNSKYLLRTGTKDLQVQDSVVDDEGIYICVFGDGIIEYVTTFELNVYKFPEPPGLLVDGCSLGQYCEIQSAGYGLLICRVRGIHPLLNITWSVVEGVPKSVVFRNEKLYANKIGDTYDVTINTEFEIKNKAADNIPVECTVDLASNHPLPFHWSRKVYIVPETAEEKTTVIPNESYIRQSPMKIILPIAAALAIIIIITAVLCSKVNSTNIRKPKRSKRNRTNVEEGIPMMTQTSQTTSEKTLISLSNNSSANTKNTAKL is encoded by the exons ATGGGTCATATGTTCCAggcaatatttcttttattgcATGTGTGTGCATCTATTGCAG ACTCTGAAAATGGTGATCTATGTTTGAGTCCACAATATATGCCGCTAGGCCAAAATGGCAGTATAAATTGTGACTTCGGTGACCAGTTTTATGGCGTGTATTGGTATAACTCTTCAGACTATGAAAATACAGAGCCAATACTGTATTTTACGAACCGGCAAAAGAGTGGGCTAGGATACGACACAGAGGAGTTCAATATTTTCCAAAACGGCTCACTCATCATCAACAATGTCTCTCTACAGCACGAGGGGGACTTTACTGTTATTATGTTCAGAGAAGAATCTGGGGTTACAATACCCAATTTCGTGAAAGTTATTGTTACAG TTGAACCACGGCAAGAACATCCCATTATCGATGCATGCAATGGCGAAAGAGTTTGCGTTCAGCCAACTAACCAACTTAATAAGCTAACTTGTTACGTTGAAAGCTACAGACCCCCAAACAATCTTTCATTTTCTATAATTACCACTAACGAAAGTCTTCCACTTTCTATAAGTCTATCACACTCACGAAATGGTGATTTATACACAACAACCGCTAACTTAGAATTGCCAATTGATAACGCAAATATCATCAATGTTGTTTCATGTGCAAGATCAAGTCCGCCTTATTTGTTGAATAATGATAACTCAGTTATTATTCTCCAAAGTAGTAAACTAGACTTATATGAAACAAAACCGACAAAAATGTACGTTGAGCAAGGAAAAACAGCCATTTTACAGTGCTCTCACCAGCCTTCGATTTATTATGTTTGGATGTACTTGAAAGCGTCTGGGGTTTTGAATAGTGTATCTGAAACTATTGAGCACCCTATAAACTATGAACATGTTGTGAACAGTAAATACCTGCTCCGTACAGGGACAAAGGATTTGCAAGTACAAGACAGCGTTGTAGATGACGAAGGAATTTACATTTGTGTGTTCGGTGACGGAATCATCGAATATGTAACAACCTTTGAACTAAATGTGTATA AGTTCCCCGAGCCTCCCGGCTTACTCGTTGATGGATGCAGCCTTGGTCAGTACTGTGAGATTCAATCTGCAGGGTATGGTCTACTAATATGTAGAGTACGTGGAATCCATCCGTTGTTAAATATAACTTGGAGCGTCGTAGAGGGAGTGCCGAAAAGTGTCGTATTCCGCAACGAAAAACTCTACGCCAACAAAATAGGAGACACGTATGATGTGACCATCAATACAGAGTTTGAAATAAAGAACAAAGCGGCAGATAACATACCAGTGGAATGTACAGTCGACCTGGCGAGTAACCATCCACTCCCATTTCATTGGTCAAGAAAAGTATACATAGTTCCCGAGACAG CTGAGGAAAAGACAACAGTGATACCAAACGAATCCTATATCAGACAATCACCCATGAAGATTATTTTGCCAATCGCAGCAGCCTTGgctattattataataattacagCCGTTTTATGCTCCAAAG TTAATTCGACAAACATAAGAAAACCGAAGAGAAGCAAACGTAATAGGACAAATGTTGAAGAG GGTATTCCAATGATGACACAAACGTCCCAAACCACATCAG AAAAGACCCTTATATCTTTAAGCAACAACTCATCAGCAAATACAAAGAACACTGCGAAGCTGTGA